One stretch of Bremerella cremea DNA includes these proteins:
- a CDS encoding DUF2149 domain-containing protein, translating into MPKQTTPPNDSLSAFSQYRLRKATHNPFVVEEDDDPLAGMANLFDVAMVFAVALMVALVSYLQVPALLKENDYTVITNPGTPEMEIVVKQGEEIKHYEASQSQGAGQGELLGQAYRLPDGRVIYVPADEVEQTETSE; encoded by the coding sequence GTGCCTAAGCAAACAACTCCTCCCAACGATTCCCTCTCAGCCTTTAGCCAATACCGCCTTCGCAAGGCGACGCACAATCCTTTTGTGGTGGAAGAAGACGACGACCCGCTGGCGGGCATGGCGAATCTGTTCGACGTGGCAATGGTCTTCGCCGTGGCCCTGATGGTAGCGTTGGTCTCGTACCTGCAAGTTCCGGCCCTGCTGAAAGAAAACGATTACACCGTGATCACCAATCCGGGGACCCCCGAGATGGAAATCGTCGTCAAGCAAGGTGAAGAGATCAAACATTACGAAGCCTCCCAGTCGCAAGGAGCCGGCCAAGGGGAACTTCTCGGCCAGGCCTATCGCTTACCGGACGGACGCGTGATCTATGTCCCAGCAGACGAAGTCGAGCAAACGGAAACAAGTGAATAA
- a CDS encoding MotA/TolQ/ExbB proton channel family protein, which produces MNTVTNLFYVLSNALLIPVMILLLVSLARVLVQCGRTLQEFIARSRERTERQQLERFALENRSLVQTQPTKGPLGRTLHRLIVASDNIPGLAYTLSQIELEWQMSLDRIRGLVKLGPSLGLMGTLIPLGPALVGLAVGDIQTMSNNLVIAFSTTVLGLFIGMVAGWLATVKKHWYQADSALLNLLAERISGSLGQDLSSTVLQEQAALTEEQFAQESARA; this is translated from the coding sequence ATGAACACGGTGACCAATCTTTTTTACGTTCTCTCGAATGCGTTGCTGATCCCGGTGATGATCTTGCTGTTGGTGTCGCTCGCACGTGTGCTTGTGCAATGCGGCAGAACCTTACAGGAATTCATCGCCCGCAGCCGAGAACGAACCGAGCGTCAACAACTGGAACGATTTGCCCTGGAAAATCGTTCGTTGGTCCAAACTCAACCAACCAAAGGCCCCCTTGGTCGTACGCTCCACCGGCTGATCGTTGCCAGCGATAACATTCCTGGCCTGGCCTATACCCTCTCGCAGATTGAGTTGGAATGGCAAATGTCTCTCGACCGCATTCGTGGCCTGGTTAAGCTTGGCCCGAGCTTGGGTCTGATGGGAACACTCATTCCGCTTGGCCCTGCCCTGGTTGGCTTGGCGGTTGGTGACATTCAAACGATGAGCAACAACCTGGTCATTGCTTTTTCAACCACCGTACTTGGCCTATTCATTGGGATGGTGGCTGGCTGGTTAGCAACCGTGAAAAAGCACTGGTATCAGGCCGATTCTGCTTTGCTTAACCTATTGGCGGAACGCATCAGCGGTTCATTGGGGCAAGACCTTTCTTCAACCGTGCTGCAAGAACAAGCCGCTCTGACCGAAGAGCAATTCGCTCAGGAGTCGGCCCGTGCCTAA
- a CDS encoding DUF1559 domain-containing protein translates to MKSARSAFTLVELLVVIAIIGVLISLLLPAVQQAREAARRMQCTNNLKQLTLAMHNYESTYKQFPQPAGDSLYGYSTQAKLLPFIEQGNLSDLIDYSQPLLSGVANDPDLNPALVNVVRQPLSVLQCPSDPGNPLSTEKGNVWAGGNYMANAGPGNGMSYCSRSDTDGLFWRGSNTKFRDVTDGTSNTIAFAETLYGLRGDDTADLVDYRTQIMRVSGGGPCSAPAESLVTRSATRYEGRRAGQWIRNITYQTLINAFFPPNAKTPDVSHHGEAISGARSQHPGGANVSLCDGSVRFVTETIDLATWRNLHNRHDGQVLTGFSQ, encoded by the coding sequence ATGAAATCAGCCCGTTCCGCGTTTACGCTTGTCGAACTTCTGGTGGTCATTGCGATCATCGGAGTCCTTATTTCCTTACTTCTTCCAGCTGTCCAACAAGCGCGCGAAGCAGCACGCCGGATGCAATGCACCAATAACTTGAAGCAGTTGACGCTGGCGATGCACAATTATGAATCGACCTACAAGCAGTTTCCTCAACCCGCCGGAGACTCGCTGTATGGCTATTCCACCCAAGCGAAGCTGCTCCCCTTCATCGAACAGGGCAATCTCTCGGACCTGATCGATTACTCTCAGCCCCTGCTTTCTGGCGTCGCAAACGATCCAGACTTGAACCCAGCGTTGGTCAATGTGGTTCGCCAACCACTTAGTGTGCTGCAATGCCCCAGCGATCCTGGTAATCCGCTATCGACCGAGAAAGGCAACGTCTGGGCTGGCGGCAACTACATGGCCAATGCGGGCCCGGGCAACGGCATGTCTTACTGCAGTCGCTCGGACACCGACGGGCTGTTCTGGCGGGGCTCGAACACCAAGTTTCGCGACGTCACCGACGGAACAAGCAACACGATAGCATTTGCTGAAACCTTGTATGGTCTGCGTGGTGACGATACGGCCGATCTCGTTGACTACCGCACGCAAATCATGCGTGTCAGTGGCGGTGGTCCTTGTTCCGCTCCGGCAGAATCACTCGTCACCCGTTCGGCAACGCGTTACGAAGGACGCCGTGCTGGCCAATGGATTCGCAATATCACGTATCAAACGCTGATCAACGCGTTCTTTCCTCCGAATGCCAAAACCCCCGATGTTTCGCATCACGGCGAAGCAATCTCTGGGGCACGCAGCCAACACCCTGGCGGCGCAAACGTTTCGCTATGCGACGGCAGCGTCCGCTTTGTTACGGAAACGATCGATCTAGCTACGTGGCGAAACTTACACAACCGCCATGACGGCCAAGTACTCACCGGCTTCTCGCAATAA
- a CDS encoding PQQ-binding-like beta-propeller repeat protein: MRYVTSLLLTMIAISPAWADSPKPTDWPQWNGVHRDAVSQETGLLQEWPEGGPSLAWKATDLGGGDSAPAIANGRIYGMSIQGDNEVVWALNEKDGQKIWGTKLGTAYEQRMPQSKEGPGGTPTIDGDQMYVMGMAGDVTCLNVADGEIIWQRDLQKDFGGVVPMWSFRESPLVDGDKVIVTPGGKEATLAALDKNTGKTLWTTKPPAEEATPPAEREEGERSEGRGRRGPGRGPGGPKPGAAYSSAIMIEDAGQKQYVQFTSKSLIGVNAETGELLWQYDRPANRMGINCTTPVFQDGLIFAASAYGNGGGAVKLNQTDDGQIEAEEVYFTSNMQNHHGGLIVVDGCLYGANGGNGGGFLSCLDFQTGEVLWRDRQAPKGSLAMADGRLYLRSEEGPVLLIEPNKEKFVEKGRFEQPDRTSQPAWAHPVIANGKLYIRDQNTLYCYDIKAN, encoded by the coding sequence ATGCGATACGTAACAAGCTTGCTCCTCACCATGATCGCGATTTCGCCTGCCTGGGCGGACTCGCCCAAGCCAACCGATTGGCCGCAATGGAATGGTGTGCATCGCGATGCCGTTTCTCAAGAGACGGGCTTGCTTCAAGAATGGCCGGAAGGTGGTCCATCATTGGCCTGGAAGGCAACGGACCTCGGTGGCGGCGACAGCGCCCCTGCGATTGCCAACGGTCGAATCTATGGGATGAGCATTCAAGGTGACAACGAAGTGGTCTGGGCCTTGAATGAAAAGGATGGCCAGAAAATCTGGGGCACCAAGCTAGGCACTGCCTACGAGCAACGAATGCCTCAATCGAAAGAAGGGCCTGGCGGCACACCGACCATTGATGGTGACCAGATGTATGTCATGGGCATGGCCGGCGATGTCACTTGCTTGAACGTTGCCGACGGCGAAATCATCTGGCAACGTGATTTGCAAAAAGATTTTGGTGGGGTTGTGCCAATGTGGAGCTTTCGCGAGTCTCCCCTAGTCGATGGAGACAAGGTCATCGTTACCCCCGGAGGCAAAGAAGCGACCCTAGCAGCACTCGATAAAAATACCGGCAAAACCTTGTGGACAACCAAACCGCCAGCAGAAGAAGCAACCCCGCCTGCTGAACGTGAAGAAGGGGAACGCTCGGAAGGACGTGGCCGTCGTGGACCTGGGCGTGGCCCTGGCGGTCCGAAGCCAGGAGCGGCCTATTCCTCGGCGATCATGATTGAAGACGCCGGCCAGAAGCAATACGTGCAATTCACCTCCAAATCGTTGATCGGGGTGAATGCCGAAACCGGGGAACTGCTGTGGCAATACGATCGCCCGGCAAACCGCATGGGCATCAACTGCACCACGCCGGTCTTTCAAGACGGACTGATCTTCGCGGCCTCGGCCTATGGCAACGGCGGTGGCGCGGTGAAGCTCAACCAAACCGACGACGGCCAGATCGAGGCGGAAGAAGTTTACTTCACCTCGAACATGCAAAACCATCACGGCGGATTGATTGTCGTCGATGGCTGCCTATATGGTGCCAACGGTGGTAACGGTGGGGGTTTCCTGTCCTGCCTCGATTTCCAAACCGGCGAAGTCCTTTGGCGTGACCGCCAAGCCCCCAAGGGATCGCTGGCCATGGCCGATGGCCGACTTTATCTGCGTTCGGAAGAAGGGCCTGTGCTGCTCATCGAGCCCAACAAGGAAAAGTTCGTTGAAAAAGGTCGCTTCGAGCAACCAGACCGGACTAGCCAACCTGCCTGGGCTCACCCCGTGATCGCCAATGGCAAACTCTATATTCGCGATCAAAACACGCTGTACTGTTACGACATCAAAGCCAACTAA
- a CDS encoding DUF368 domain-containing protein — protein MSEPRINSVRHFLCGLAMGAADAVPGISGGTVALVLGIYRRLVDAISQVNGQTFHLLRKRDWKALAERFDIWFLLALLAGVACGILTFVTILHDLIGEPDHPARTKPLVYATFFGAIAGSGYLVTRMIHPKNRQHLVLCIVLAIVGGGFAYWLTSLPALNDFTTAPNPLVSFLLGAIAICAMILPGISGSYLLLILGAYHYFSGIPKAMAKGQLVMEDVFAFACFALGCLFGLLSFSKFLKWLLHQHEAATLSLMGGFMIGALKKLWPWDESAPVENPYPHETISCFALMVLAAAVVIAIDYIARPKAADPL, from the coding sequence ATGTCAGAACCTCGAATCAATTCCGTCCGTCATTTCCTCTGCGGTTTGGCGATGGGAGCAGCCGACGCGGTGCCAGGAATTAGCGGCGGAACAGTCGCCTTGGTGCTGGGCATCTATCGCCGCTTGGTCGATGCCATCAGCCAAGTTAACGGCCAGACGTTTCACTTGTTGCGGAAGCGAGACTGGAAAGCCCTTGCCGAACGGTTCGATATTTGGTTCCTGTTGGCGCTACTCGCGGGAGTTGCGTGTGGCATCTTAACGTTCGTCACCATCCTGCACGACCTCATTGGCGAGCCTGATCATCCCGCACGTACCAAGCCACTTGTTTACGCCACTTTTTTTGGGGCGATCGCTGGTTCAGGTTACTTAGTGACCCGCATGATCCATCCGAAAAACCGGCAACACCTTGTTCTTTGCATCGTTTTGGCGATCGTTGGGGGTGGGTTTGCCTATTGGTTGACGAGCTTGCCGGCACTAAACGATTTCACCACCGCTCCGAATCCGCTGGTTTCTTTCCTGCTCGGAGCGATCGCGATCTGCGCAATGATTTTGCCAGGGATCAGCGGTTCGTACTTGCTGCTCATTTTAGGTGCTTACCATTATTTCAGCGGTATCCCCAAAGCGATGGCCAAGGGGCAGTTGGTCATGGAGGATGTGTTTGCGTTTGCCTGTTTTGCCTTAGGTTGTCTGTTTGGGCTCCTTTCTTTCAGCAAATTCCTGAAGTGGCTCCTCCATCAGCACGAAGCCGCTACGCTTTCGCTGATGGGAGGTTTCATGATCGGAGCATTGAAGAAGTTGTGGCCCTGGGACGAAAGCGCTCCGGTCGAAAACCCTTATCCCCATGAAACCATCAGTTGCTTTGCGCTCATGGTTTTAGCAGCGGCGGTAGTCATTGCCATCGACTATATCGCCCGCCCCAAAGCAGCAGACCCGCTCTAA
- the ispE gene encoding 4-(cytidine 5'-diphospho)-2-C-methyl-D-erythritol kinase, producing the protein MLLQRLASKVSVLAPAKINLFLELLEKRPDGFHELETVMVAVSLFDRLEITPLATSEIELDCAWETGQTAQANQWEDPAQFLGDLPPMESNLVYRAVKLLQTEENVPHGARIILRKRIPSASGFGGASSDAAAALMAANLAWNLGCSINRLSELAASLGSDIPFFLHAGQLGSGLAMATGRGEKIATFPGKRLDLVLIRPAGGLSTPEVFRRCRIPASPESAQPLLASLQSDQQMSLPPTLTNRLSLPARELSSTIDRVANACEQLDVVAHQMSGSGSGYFAICRNRPHAMRVAARLRAANVGMVFPVTTCGIRALRN; encoded by the coding sequence ATGTTGTTGCAACGATTAGCCTCCAAGGTATCCGTCCTTGCTCCGGCGAAGATCAACCTCTTTTTGGAATTGCTCGAGAAGCGACCAGATGGTTTTCATGAGTTGGAAACAGTAATGGTGGCGGTTTCGTTATTTGATCGGTTGGAAATCACGCCCCTGGCAACTTCCGAGATCGAGCTTGATTGTGCTTGGGAAACGGGACAGACGGCCCAAGCCAACCAATGGGAAGACCCAGCTCAATTTCTGGGAGACCTTCCCCCGATGGAAAGCAACTTGGTGTACCGAGCGGTCAAGCTGCTTCAAACAGAAGAAAATGTCCCACACGGAGCGCGGATTATTTTGCGCAAGCGAATTCCCTCTGCCTCTGGTTTTGGTGGCGCGTCGAGCGATGCTGCGGCCGCACTGATGGCGGCTAATTTAGCTTGGAATTTGGGGTGTTCGATAAATCGGCTGAGTGAATTGGCCGCCTCGCTGGGAAGCGACATTCCGTTTTTCCTGCATGCTGGTCAACTGGGCAGTGGCTTGGCGATGGCGACCGGCAGGGGCGAAAAGATTGCGACTTTCCCGGGAAAACGGCTCGATTTGGTGCTGATACGCCCAGCCGGCGGGCTTTCAACCCCTGAAGTTTTCCGACGATGTCGTATCCCCGCATCGCCTGAGTCCGCGCAGCCGTTGCTGGCCTCCCTGCAGTCGGATCAACAAATGTCGCTGCCACCGACGTTGACGAATCGACTTAGTTTGCCGGCGCGAGAGTTGTCGTCGACAATCGATCGTGTGGCGAACGCGTGCGAACAACTGGATGTCGTTGCCCACCAAATGTCAGGCAGTGGTTCTGGCTATTTCGCCATTTGTCGGAATCGCCCTCACGCAATGCGAGTTGCCGCCCGATTGCGTGCCGCGAACGTAGGCATGGTTTTCCCTGTCACAACCTGTGGAATCCGGGCCCTGAGAAATTAA
- a CDS encoding SpoVG family protein, protein MKITEVRIKLMEDSSDRLRGFCSITFDDAFVIRDLKIIEGANGPFVAMPSRKLTGHCPSCGCKNHLRASYCNQCGMKLKQPQVERGSDQRAKLYADIAHPINSECREQIQTRVIAEYHNEIEEAKRPGYRSKYDDFFIDAGEDYDHDDDHEHPSPAKEVPQQDSAAKTIERSEDASTLKGPHSRSAETSSSGRPRKFGEGIFDD, encoded by the coding sequence GTGAAAATCACCGAAGTTCGCATCAAACTGATGGAAGATTCTAGCGATCGGTTGCGGGGGTTTTGCTCCATTACCTTCGACGATGCGTTTGTGATCCGTGACCTGAAAATCATTGAAGGAGCCAATGGGCCCTTTGTAGCGATGCCCAGCCGCAAGCTGACCGGGCATTGCCCTAGTTGCGGCTGCAAGAATCATCTGCGGGCTAGTTACTGCAATCAATGTGGCATGAAGTTGAAACAGCCCCAAGTCGAACGTGGTAGCGATCAACGCGCCAAGCTGTATGCCGATATTGCACACCCCATTAATTCCGAATGTCGCGAGCAAATTCAAACGCGGGTGATTGCGGAATATCACAACGAGATTGAAGAGGCGAAGCGGCCTGGTTATCGCTCGAAGTACGACGATTTCTTTATCGATGCCGGCGAAGACTACGATCATGACGATGATCACGAGCATCCTTCGCCCGCCAAAGAGGTGCCCCAGCAAGATTCGGCGGCAAAGACGATCGAGCGGAGTGAAGATGCTTCGACACTGAAGGGGCCGCATAGCCGCTCTGCGGAAACTTCTAGCTCGGGACGCCCCCGCAAATTTGGGGAAGGCATCTTTGATGACTAA
- a CDS encoding class II fumarate hydratase, translating to MSEFRIEKDSMGEVQVPANAYYSAQTQRAVDNFPISGWTLPPALIHAMGWVKFACAIANRDLGKLTGTGKNPLSDKQVEALLAACAEVREGKFDGEFPIDIFQTGSGTSSNMNVNEVISNRAIEIMGGDRLAVAKPIHPNDHVNMGQSTNDTFPTSIHVAVAMQIQMKLIPALEKLHASLDEKAKAWDKIIKIGRTHLMDATPLRLGQEFSGFARQIELSIKRAKIALESVLELPVGGTAVGTGINTHPQFSEKVCAALAEGLDIPFMEAVNHFEANANRDGLVQCHSELKTIATTLFNLANNIRWLGSGPRCGFYEVALPTRQPGSSIMPGKVNPVMSESMMQATAKVIGNDSCIALSGAAGGNFQLNIMMPIMGHTVLESIHLLANSCDAFVEFCVAEMEANEDKCNAAVEQSLSMCTSLNPLIGYDKAAKMAKDAFASGKTIRELAEEQGEIEPEALKDALDPWKMTYPHQ from the coding sequence ATGTCCGAATTTCGTATTGAAAAAGACTCGATGGGGGAAGTTCAGGTCCCTGCCAACGCCTATTACAGCGCCCAAACCCAGCGTGCCGTCGATAATTTTCCGATCAGCGGTTGGACATTGCCGCCGGCGCTGATTCATGCGATGGGATGGGTCAAATTTGCCTGCGCGATCGCCAACCGAGATTTGGGCAAATTGACCGGCACCGGTAAGAACCCGCTCAGCGACAAGCAGGTCGAGGCGCTACTAGCGGCTTGCGCGGAAGTACGCGAAGGGAAGTTCGACGGTGAGTTTCCGATCGATATTTTTCAGACCGGTAGCGGCACTTCGAGCAACATGAACGTTAACGAAGTGATCAGTAATAGGGCGATTGAAATCATGGGGGGCGATCGTCTCGCGGTCGCCAAACCGATCCACCCGAACGACCACGTCAACATGGGGCAAAGCACCAACGACACATTCCCCACGTCGATCCATGTGGCCGTGGCAATGCAAATCCAAATGAAGCTCATTCCGGCCCTGGAAAAGCTGCATGCATCGCTTGATGAAAAGGCCAAGGCCTGGGACAAGATCATTAAGATCGGTCGTACCCACCTGATGGATGCCACGCCCTTGCGATTAGGGCAAGAGTTCAGCGGGTTCGCTCGCCAGATCGAGCTTTCAATCAAGCGTGCCAAGATTGCCTTGGAATCGGTCTTAGAGCTACCGGTTGGCGGCACGGCAGTTGGTACCGGAATCAACACCCACCCGCAGTTCTCGGAAAAGGTTTGTGCTGCGTTGGCTGAAGGGTTGGATATTCCTTTCATGGAAGCAGTCAATCATTTCGAGGCGAATGCCAATCGCGACGGCTTGGTGCAATGCCATAGCGAGTTGAAAACGATTGCGACCACGTTGTTTAATTTGGCCAACAATATTCGCTGGCTGGGAAGTGGTCCTCGTTGTGGGTTCTACGAGGTGGCTTTGCCAACCCGACAACCTGGCAGCAGCATTATGCCAGGCAAGGTGAATCCGGTGATGAGCGAAAGTATGATGCAAGCGACGGCTAAGGTCATCGGCAACGATAGCTGCATTGCGCTTTCTGGTGCCGCTGGAGGAAACTTTCAGTTGAACATCATGATGCCGATTATGGGGCACACGGTGTTAGAAAGCATTCATTTGCTGGCCAACTCGTGCGATGCTTTTGTCGAATTCTGTGTGGCTGAAATGGAAGCGAACGAAGACAAGTGCAACGCGGCCGTCGAACAAAGCTTGTCGATGTGTACCAGTCTCAATCCGTTGATTGGGTACGACAAAGCCGCCAAGATGGCCAAAGACGCATTTGCTAGCGGTAAGACAATTCGAGAACTCGCCGAAGAACAAGGCGAAATCGAGCCAGAAGCCCTGAAAGATGCTCTCGACCCTTGGAAAATGACCTATCCTCACCAATAG
- the lepB gene encoding signal peptidase I, which yields MSQYKFGQILLAALVSIVGTGVINAIFMALIAKSGMPPSIALPMGLFVNVGLWVAITVLAISYIIRVPLRPSFLIAMPTFLAPVVTLLLTMFVVKPFLLEAYVVPASSMSPTILGRHVCSVCEECGAPRYGSASLYRPGILGGDDVEMICENFHVTKSPPPDPEVFPGDRVMVAKWKKPKRWDIIVFKYPNEPEVPYVKRLVGLPGETITIEGGAVYADGKKLELPPNLQGLTYVDHFEDSLFSHGPHLWGHVDKPAILGEDEYFVLGDFTTNSSDSRLWRDEYDDTHHPYAVPADHLIGVVSEIYWPASRWRSFP from the coding sequence GTGTCCCAGTACAAATTCGGTCAAATTCTTTTGGCTGCGCTGGTTTCCATTGTTGGGACTGGAGTGATCAATGCGATCTTCATGGCGCTGATAGCCAAGTCAGGGATGCCTCCCAGCATTGCTTTGCCGATGGGTTTGTTCGTGAATGTGGGACTGTGGGTAGCGATCACGGTCTTGGCTATCTCGTACATCATTCGCGTTCCGTTGCGTCCTTCGTTTTTGATCGCGATGCCCACCTTTTTGGCTCCGGTGGTGACTCTGTTGTTGACGATGTTTGTGGTTAAACCGTTTCTGTTGGAAGCTTATGTCGTTCCGGCCTCCTCAATGTCCCCCACGATTCTCGGGCGACATGTTTGTTCTGTCTGCGAGGAGTGTGGTGCGCCGCGGTACGGGAGTGCCTCGCTCTATCGTCCAGGCATTCTTGGAGGCGACGATGTGGAGATGATCTGTGAGAACTTCCACGTCACGAAGTCTCCGCCGCCTGATCCGGAGGTATTTCCAGGAGATCGAGTTATGGTAGCCAAATGGAAGAAACCGAAACGCTGGGACATAATTGTTTTCAAATATCCCAATGAACCGGAGGTCCCTTATGTGAAGCGATTGGTGGGGCTTCCTGGCGAAACAATCACGATTGAAGGAGGAGCCGTGTATGCCGATGGCAAGAAGTTAGAGTTGCCGCCCAACCTTCAAGGACTGACCTATGTCGATCACTTTGAAGACTCTCTTTTTTCCCATGGTCCGCATCTCTGGGGGCATGTCGACAAGCCTGCCATCTTGGGAGAGGACGAGTATTTCGTGTTGGGGGACTTCACGACCAATTCATCCGATTCGCGACTTTGGAGGGACGAGTACGACGATACGCATCATCCCTACGCGGTGCCGGCAGATCATCTGATAGGCGTTGTTTCTGAGATTTACTGGCCCGCTTCCCGATGGCGCTCGTTTCCCTGA
- a CDS encoding tetratricopeptide repeat protein, whose amino-acid sequence MQKTYLQTAFVGWIVLASASLGWGQDVKALITEAAKLSDTAQTQEELTKVIELCTTSAHLELAPPQVEYFNNLEAWARNKRGELYSVASLESEDPAEIRKFEAAALTDYTLAVQKNPKHWQAVHNRGLSYAVLGETEKALSDFDTAYQLNPKFDTALYNKAEMLYEGGKFSAALQAYQQVLKANPKDVGAMTGQAHCFYRLENYESAMIAYGQAIKLAPDNAMVLANRADAYSDLGYWKEAILDYKQALTLEKDLPRAQQGLAWILATCPDDKFRNPELALRFAKAAVAQTDFVDFRFYDTLAAAEAAMGQFDTAKQRVGEAIKAAPRTEKPFLQHRLALYEKRQPYREPKR is encoded by the coding sequence ATGCAGAAGACATATCTCCAAACAGCTTTCGTGGGTTGGATCGTGCTGGCAAGTGCTTCGCTTGGCTGGGGCCAAGATGTAAAGGCCTTGATCACCGAAGCCGCTAAGTTGAGCGATACGGCTCAGACTCAGGAAGAGCTGACGAAGGTGATTGAACTCTGCACGACGTCTGCCCATTTAGAACTTGCTCCGCCCCAAGTCGAGTATTTCAACAACTTGGAAGCGTGGGCGCGAAACAAGCGGGGAGAGCTTTATTCGGTGGCTTCGCTGGAATCAGAAGATCCGGCGGAGATTCGTAAATTTGAAGCGGCTGCACTAACCGACTACACGCTGGCGGTGCAAAAGAACCCCAAGCATTGGCAAGCCGTCCACAATCGCGGGCTCAGCTACGCTGTGCTCGGAGAAACCGAGAAGGCACTGAGCGATTTCGACACCGCTTATCAGTTGAATCCCAAATTCGATACGGCTCTCTATAACAAAGCAGAAATGCTGTACGAAGGTGGCAAGTTCTCTGCGGCACTCCAGGCTTACCAGCAAGTTCTCAAAGCGAATCCCAAAGACGTTGGCGCGATGACCGGTCAGGCCCATTGCTTCTACCGCCTAGAGAACTACGAGTCGGCCATGATTGCCTACGGTCAGGCCATCAAGTTGGCACCTGACAATGCGATGGTGCTTGCCAATCGCGCCGATGCCTACAGCGATTTAGGTTATTGGAAAGAAGCCATTCTCGATTACAAGCAAGCCCTGACCTTGGAAAAAGACTTGCCGCGCGCTCAGCAAGGCTTGGCCTGGATATTGGCGACCTGCCCAGACGACAAATTCCGTAACCCGGAACTGGCACTAAGGTTCGCCAAAGCAGCCGTCGCCCAAACCGACTTTGTCGACTTCCGTTTCTACGACACCCTTGCCGCTGCCGAAGCAGCAATGGGGCAATTCGACACCGCCAAACAGCGGGTGGGCGAGGCCATTAAAGCTGCTCCTCGCACAGAAAAGCCGTTCCTGCAGCACCGTTTGGCCCTGTACGAGAAACGCCAGCCTTACCGCGAACCGAAACGGTAA